From the Agromyces laixinhei genome, the window GAGGATCTCGCCACCGGCGCACTCGCCCACCTCGAATCCGTCCCGCCGAGGCCGTACTGGGCGTGCGTGGTCGCCGAGCCCACGAACCTGGCGGCCGTCGTCGCGTGCCGCGGAGCTGCGAACTTCGAGATCGAGGTGCAGGGCAGGGCTGCGCACGCCGGCCGCCCCGAAGAAGGCCTCAACGCCATCCTGATCGCCACTCGCATCATCGAGGCGATCGATGAGGACCACCGGAACATGCGCGCCTCCGCCTCCGGCAGGCTCGGCTCGGGCACCTGGAACATCGGCCGGATCGACGGCGGTCACGGAACCTCGATCGTGCCCGACCGATGCACGCTGCTGCTCGATCGGCGCCTCATGCCGGGCGAACGAGCCGCAGACGTGCTGACGTGGCTCGAACAGGCGACGGCCCTCGAATGCCCCGAGGGCGCCACCGTCACCGTGCGAACGCTCATGGAGATGCCCGGGTTCGACGTGCCCGACACGCATCCCCTCGTGACCCACGTCGTCGATTCCCTCGTCGCGGAGCAGCACGAAGCGATCGTCGAAGCGTGGTCGGCAGCCTGCGAAGGGGGTTTCATGCATTCCCACCACGGCATGCCCACCGTCGTCTTCGGCCCCGGCGACATCCTCGGCCAAGCGCACCAACCCGACGAATCGGTGCCGATCGCCGATCTCGCAGTCGCCTCACGTGCCTACGCGCGCCTCGCGATCGCCGTCGCCGACGACCCGGAATGCACGCGCGGTCGCACTCGCGACCGTCCATCCACCACCCGGCCGGCTCGAACCACCTCGGCCACCTCAGCCACCCCCGCCACCGACCCTCAGGAGGTCCCGAAATGACCGAAACCACCGACACCGGTGAGCACCGCACTCCACCGCCCATCACGCGCGAGATCGACCTCAGTCCGATCCAGCGCAAGACCGTCAAGAAGTCGGTGATGGGTGCGATGGCCGGCAACGCCATCGAGTGGTTCGACTACGGCATCTACGGGTACCTCACCGTGTACCTGAGCGTGCACATCTTCGGCGGCACCGAGGAGGCCCTGCTCTGGGCACTCTTCGGCTTCGCCGTGTCGTTCCTCGTGCGCCCGCTCGGCGGCATCATCCTCGGCCCGCTCGGCGACCGCATCGGCCGGCAGAAGGTGCTCGTCTTCACGATCACGCTCATCTCGATCTCGACCGCCTGCATCGGCCTGCTGCCGACGTACGACATGATCGGCTGGTGGTCGCCGGTGCTGCTCTTCGCGCTGCGCATCATCCAGGGCTTCTCGGCCGGCGGTGAGTACGCCGGCGCCGCCGTGTTCATGGCCGAGCACGCGCCAGACAACCGGCGCGGATTCTGGGGCTCGTTCCTCGAGTTCGGCACGCTGCTCGGCTTCTCGGCGGCGGCCGTCCTGGTCACCGTGATGCAGCTCACCCTCGGCGATGCGTTCATGCAGGAGTGGGGATGGCGCATCCCGTTCCTGCTCACGCTGCCCCTCGGCGCGGTCGCGCTGTACATGCGCAAGTCGCTCCACGAGTCCGACACCTTCGAGGAGTCGCACGCGCAGGACAAGAACACGAGCGCCTGGCAGACCCTCGGCGACCTCATCCGCAACCAGCCGAAGCAGCTGCTCAAGATCATGGGCATCGTGATCCTCATCAACGTGGCCTTCTACGTGGTGCTGACGTACATGCCGACGTACCTGACGGTCTCCCTCGAGATGGACGCGACGACGTCCGGGCTCATGCTCGTGGGCGTGCAGCTCGTGATGATGGCGGTGATCGTGCCCCTCGGC encodes:
- a CDS encoding M20 family metallopeptidase yields the protein MSTHLSEALALIDEATVVADTSSLIVAASENPGGTEILSVRMLEGIASRLGMRTKRQNVAPGRPNLSITAGPDAPGILFLGHSDVVPGGEGWTGGPFTPRVIDGAIVGRGAADMKGGLAAVLQAMGAVTAVRPDIPMELLVTVDEEDLATGALAHLESVPPRPYWACVVAEPTNLAAVVACRGAANFEIEVQGRAAHAGRPEEGLNAILIATRIIEAIDEDHRNMRASASGRLGSGTWNIGRIDGGHGTSIVPDRCTLLLDRRLMPGERAADVLTWLEQATALECPEGATVTVRTLMEMPGFDVPDTHPLVTHVVDSLVAEQHEAIVEAWSAACEGGFMHSHHGMPTVVFGPGDILGQAHQPDESVPIADLAVASRAYARLAIAVADDPECTRGRTRDRPSTTRPARTTSATSATPATDPQEVPK
- a CDS encoding MFS transporter codes for the protein MTETTDTGEHRTPPPITREIDLSPIQRKTVKKSVMGAMAGNAIEWFDYGIYGYLTVYLSVHIFGGTEEALLWALFGFAVSFLVRPLGGIILGPLGDRIGRQKVLVFTITLISISTACIGLLPTYDMIGWWSPVLLFALRIIQGFSAGGEYAGAAVFMAEHAPDNRRGFWGSFLEFGTLLGFSAAAVLVTVMQLTLGDAFMQEWGWRIPFLLTLPLGAVALYMRKSLHESDTFEESHAQDKNTSAWQTLGDLIRNQPKQLLKIMGIVILINVAFYVVLTYMPTYLTVSLEMDATTSGLMLVGVQLVMMAVIVPLGALTDRIGRRPLLITASIGFVVLSVPAVMLLDTGVLALQILGISIFGLMLVMLLCNISATLPALFPTPVRLAGFALGYNIATSLLGGTAGLANQALIDATGSTLIPGFYLTIAGIIGLVAVLTFNETAGRSLRGDVVPGDDDQERLELGEELIGKVHA